One stretch of Streptomyces peucetius DNA includes these proteins:
- a CDS encoding SCO7613 C-terminal domain-containing membrane protein: MENVPSPAEELAMLDRELRQLDARRGQLLARRAWLLAALRPAAAPLAPPVAPPAGFGGPAASPETSAPGVQNLLLTLGGVLLAIAAIAFTLVSWGEMGIGGRAVVLGAVTVAALGTPAVLLRRGLAATAESVAVLGLVLTVLDAYALHRTVLAGTDGLGYSAVASAALAALWCGYGVSLPRLRSPLPAAVAAAQLPLPLWALTADAAAPPMEWALLLTAVLDVAVVLWTRPAAVRVVAWAGAGVTGGGALLMGVFRSSVADGAGAAAGPAVLLVVAAAVALFAAWQVPAAGRLSALSVLAVVAGAGGVIRAVVPDGWAVTGYLLCAVAVLGVARAVLPGRLLPGAAGAAGAVHVAAVATALPLTLMALAGPAVLLADVWSGTSSLPDPDATTRDLLPIPVVLLIAAAVPAAVARQYVPAAASPTAPGPTGASAKPRGPGGDEPAGDRGAPAGPAPAGACGPGTPAAGRLRDAARCGALVSVWAALTVVPLVLGAAHAAAVLWQLALTTAVLVLGARRAGAVATTALVCALGGSVSVALLSLATRPATFAVLGALVVALAAAAPRTRGPVQALLACTATLYGAALAGASAAAWELPPHRAAMLLLAVPAATALVGAVLRRRPAALPVEVTGAAAGLVALPLAAGDAPTLALVLALAGVIAAGTAVRPERRPVAGVVAAVLFVAATWVRLAASDVASPEAYTLPVTVPALAVGVLRRRRDAQSSSWTAYGPGLAATLVPSLVAAWGDEHWLRPLLLGLAALTVTLVGARWRLQALLVLGGAVLALVALHELAPYVVQVVGALPRWLPPAFAGLLLLAVGATYEQRLHDARRLRDHLSRMR; the protein is encoded by the coding sequence ATGGAGAACGTGCCGTCACCGGCGGAGGAACTGGCGATGCTCGATCGTGAGCTGCGTCAACTGGATGCGCGGCGTGGCCAGTTGCTGGCCCGCCGGGCCTGGCTGCTGGCCGCGCTGCGTCCTGCTGCCGCACCACTCGCACCGCCGGTGGCGCCGCCGGCCGGCTTCGGCGGTCCGGCCGCGTCGCCCGAGACCTCGGCGCCGGGTGTGCAGAACCTGCTGCTGACGCTGGGTGGTGTGCTGCTGGCGATCGCGGCGATCGCCTTCACTCTCGTCAGCTGGGGCGAGATGGGCATCGGGGGGCGTGCGGTGGTCCTGGGCGCGGTGACGGTCGCGGCTCTCGGCACGCCGGCCGTGCTGCTGCGCCGGGGTCTGGCCGCGACGGCGGAGTCCGTGGCCGTGCTGGGTCTGGTGCTGACGGTGCTCGACGCGTACGCCTTGCACCGTACGGTGCTCGCGGGCACGGACGGGCTCGGCTACTCGGCCGTGGCGTCGGCGGCGCTCGCGGCCCTGTGGTGCGGGTACGGGGTGTCGCTGCCGCGCCTGCGCTCGCCGCTGCCAGCGGCTGTGGCGGCCGCGCAGCTTCCGTTGCCGCTGTGGGCACTGACCGCCGATGCCGCCGCGCCGCCGATGGAGTGGGCGCTGCTGCTGACCGCCGTGCTGGACGTGGCCGTCGTGCTGTGGACGCGGCCTGCCGCGGTGCGGGTGGTCGCGTGGGCGGGGGCCGGGGTGACGGGCGGCGGGGCTCTGCTGATGGGGGTGTTCCGGTCGTCGGTGGCGGACGGTGCGGGGGCTGCCGCCGGTCCGGCGGTGCTGCTGGTCGTGGCGGCGGCGGTGGCGTTGTTCGCCGCGTGGCAGGTGCCTGCGGCGGGCCGGCTCTCCGCCCTGTCTGTCCTGGCGGTGGTGGCGGGCGCCGGCGGTGTGATCCGCGCGGTGGTGCCGGACGGCTGGGCGGTCACGGGTTACCTGCTCTGCGCGGTGGCCGTGCTGGGCGTCGCGCGGGCCGTGCTGCCGGGGCGGCTGCTGCCCGGTGCGGCAGGCGCGGCCGGTGCGGTGCATGTGGCCGCGGTGGCGACGGCGCTGCCGTTGACGCTGATGGCGCTGGCGGGTCCTGCGGTGCTGCTGGCCGACGTCTGGTCCGGCACGTCGTCCCTGCCGGATCCGGACGCCACGACGAGGGATCTGCTGCCGATTCCGGTCGTGCTGTTGATCGCCGCTGCGGTGCCGGCCGCGGTCGCGCGTCAGTACGTCCCGGCCGCCGCTTCACCGACCGCGCCCGGCCCGACGGGAGCCTCTGCGAAGCCGCGGGGTCCCGGCGGGGACGAACCGGCCGGGGACCGGGGAGCACCCGCCGGACCGGCTCCTGCCGGGGCCTGTGGGCCGGGGACGCCGGCCGCCGGACGGCTGCGGGACGCCGCGCGTTGCGGGGCTCTGGTGTCGGTGTGGGCGGCGCTGACGGTCGTGCCGCTCGTGCTCGGTGCGGCCCACGCCGCCGCTGTCCTGTGGCAGCTGGCGCTGACGACGGCAGTGCTCGTGCTCGGTGCCCGCCGGGCCGGCGCCGTGGCGACCACCGCGCTGGTGTGTGCGCTCGGCGGATCGGTGAGCGTCGCGCTGCTGTCCCTCGCGACGCGGCCGGCGACGTTCGCCGTGCTCGGTGCTCTGGTCGTGGCGCTCGCGGCGGCCGCGCCGCGGACCCGCGGTCCGGTCCAGGCACTGCTCGCCTGTACGGCGACGCTCTACGGTGCCGCCCTCGCCGGGGCGTCGGCCGCGGCCTGGGAGCTGCCGCCGCACCGTGCCGCAATGCTGCTGCTGGCTGTGCCGGCGGCGACCGCGCTGGTCGGCGCCGTGCTGCGGCGCCGACCGGCCGCCCTGCCCGTGGAGGTCACGGGCGCGGCGGCGGGCCTCGTCGCGCTGCCGCTCGCGGCGGGCGATGCGCCGACGCTGGCGCTGGTCCTCGCGCTGGCCGGGGTGATCGCCGCGGGTACGGCCGTCCGCCCGGAGCGGCGTCCGGTCGCCGGCGTGGTCGCGGCGGTCCTGTTCGTGGCGGCGACGTGGGTGCGGCTGGCCGCCTCGGACGTCGCGTCCCCTGAGGCGTACACGCTGCCGGTCACCGTCCCGGCGCTGGCCGTCGGTGTGCTGCGGCGCCGCCGGGACGCGCAGTCGTCGTCGTGGACGGCGTACGGGCCGGGCCTGGCGGCGACCCTCGTGCCGAGCCTCGTCGCCGCCTGGGGCGACGAGCACTGGCTGCGTCCGCTGCTGCTGGGACTCGCGGCGCTGACGGTCACCCTGGTGGGGGCGAGGTGGCGGCTGCAGGCGCTGCTGGTGCTCGGCGGCGCGGTGCTGGCGCTGGTCGCGCTGCACGAGCTGGCGCCGTACGTGGTGCAGGTCGTCGGGGCGCTGCCCCGCTGGCTCCCGCCGGCGTTCGCCGGCCTGCTGCTGCTCGCGGTCGGGGCGACGTACGAGCAGCGTCTGCATGACGCCCGCAGGCTGCGGGACCACCTGAGCCGGATGCGGTGA
- a CDS encoding TIGR02611 family protein yields MKAQSDERGEHAAATADRPVTGDVTAGTAEPVPEAAKEEPELGSRAPHFIKRSKPLHVSWQVGVFIVGLAVVAAGVSMLVLPGPGWVVIFGGMAIWATEFVWAQLVLRWTKRKVTEAAQRALDPKVRRRNIILTTIGLVIVAVLCGIYLWKFGLAMPWKLDQ; encoded by the coding sequence ATGAAAGCGCAGAGTGACGAGCGGGGCGAGCACGCCGCAGCGACGGCGGACCGCCCCGTGACGGGGGACGTGACGGCGGGGACGGCGGAGCCGGTCCCGGAGGCCGCGAAGGAGGAACCGGAGCTCGGCTCCAGGGCACCGCACTTCATCAAGCGATCCAAGCCACTGCATGTGAGCTGGCAGGTCGGCGTCTTCATCGTCGGCCTCGCCGTCGTCGCCGCCGGCGTCTCGATGCTGGTGCTGCCCGGACCCGGCTGGGTCGTGATCTTCGGCGGCATGGCGATCTGGGCGACCGAGTTCGTCTGGGCCCAGCTGGTCCTGCGCTGGACCAAGCGCAAGGTCACCGAGGCGGCTCAGCGCGCCCTCGATCCCAAGGTCCGGCGTCGCAACATCATCCTCACCACGATCGGCCTCGTCATCGTCGCGGTGCTCTGCGGCATCTACCTCTGGAAGTTCGGCCTCGCCATGCCGTGGAAGCTCGACCAGTGA
- a CDS encoding SsgA family sporulation/cell division regulator, with translation MNTTVSCELHLRLVVSSESSLPVPAGLRYDTADPYAVHATFHTGAEETVEWVFARDLLAEGLHRPTGTGDVRVWPSRSHGQGVVCIALSSPEGEALLEAPARALEAFLKRTDAAVPPGTEHRHFDLDTELSHILAEN, from the coding sequence ATGAACACCACGGTCAGCTGCGAGCTGCACCTGCGCCTCGTTGTATCGAGCGAGTCCTCACTGCCTGTACCCGCGGGCCTGCGGTATGACACGGCCGATCCTTATGCCGTGCACGCCACCTTCCACACCGGAGCCGAAGAGACGGTCGAGTGGGTCTTCGCCCGCGACCTTCTCGCCGAGGGCCTGCACAGGCCCACCGGCACGGGCGACGTACGCGTCTGGCCGTCACGCAGCCATGGCCAGGGCGTCGTCTGCATCGCGCTGAGCTCCCCGGAGGGCGAGGCACTGCTCGAGGCCCCGGCGCGGGCCCTGGAAGCGTTCCTCAAGCGGACGGACGCCGCGGTGCCTCCGGGCACCGAGCATCGGCACTTCGATCTCGACACGGAGCTGTCGCACATTCTGGCCGAGAACTGA
- a CDS encoding CGNR zinc finger domain-containing protein produces MLIPHDTRSALDTVVDLMNTAPESGQDDDLANVEALYDFVRKHSVSGVGELTQRDLRAVHGIRALFAEVFAAPDSRSAAETINRLVAAAGTTPQLTDHDGHHWHVHYFAPGASVADHLAADCGMALAFIVVAGEQERLRRCDAPDCGRAFVDLSRNRSRRYCDSRTCGNRLHVAAYRARRREAAG; encoded by the coding sequence GTGCTGATCCCCCACGACACCCGTAGCGCCCTCGACACCGTCGTCGACCTGATGAACACCGCACCGGAGAGCGGCCAGGACGACGATCTGGCGAATGTCGAAGCGCTCTACGACTTCGTACGGAAGCACTCGGTCAGCGGCGTGGGGGAACTGACCCAGCGGGATCTCAGGGCGGTGCACGGCATCCGCGCGCTGTTCGCGGAGGTGTTCGCGGCGCCCGACAGCAGGAGCGCCGCGGAGACGATCAACCGGCTGGTGGCGGCGGCCGGTACGACTCCGCAGCTCACGGACCACGACGGTCACCATTGGCATGTCCACTACTTCGCACCGGGCGCCTCGGTGGCGGACCATCTCGCGGCGGACTGCGGGATGGCGCTGGCGTTCATCGTCGTCGCCGGTGAGCAGGAGCGGCTGCGGCGCTGTGACGCGCCGGACTGCGGGCGCGCGTTCGTGGACCTGTCACGCAACCGGTCACGTCGCTACTGCGACAGCCGCACCTGCGGCAACCGTCTGCATGTCGCCGCATACCGGGCGCGCCGCCGGGAGGCCGCGGGCTGA
- a CDS encoding DsbA family protein, producing MSDSSTGSPVVLDVWCELQCSDCHSALEDLRALRARYGDRLELRLRHFPLDKHKYAFTAAQAAEEAAAQGQAWPYVEAVLARTEELAVRGEPLLLDIARELGLDAEEFDTALVDGRHILIVDADQAEGKAIGVTGTPTYVIGTERLDGGKSQEGLRARIEEIADRLLAGQ from the coding sequence ATGAGCGACTCCTCGACCGGCTCCCCCGTCGTCCTCGACGTCTGGTGCGAGCTCCAGTGCTCCGACTGTCACAGCGCCCTGGAGGACCTGCGGGCCCTCCGGGCCCGCTACGGCGACCGGCTGGAACTGCGACTGCGGCACTTCCCCCTCGACAAGCACAAGTACGCGTTCACCGCGGCGCAGGCCGCGGAGGAGGCGGCGGCCCAGGGCCAGGCGTGGCCGTACGTGGAGGCGGTGCTGGCGCGCACCGAGGAGCTGGCCGTCAGGGGCGAGCCCCTGCTGCTGGACATCGCGCGCGAACTAGGCCTGGACGCCGAGGAGTTCGACACCGCCCTGGTCGACGGCCGGCACATTCTGATCGTCGATGCCGACCAGGCGGAGGGCAAGGCCATCGGCGTGACCGGCACGCCGACGTACGTCATCGGCACCGAGCGTCTGGACGGCGGCAAGAGCCAGGAAGGGCTGCGCGCCCGCATCGAGGAGATCGCCGACCGGCTGCTGGCCGGGCAGTGA
- a CDS encoding GNAT family N-acetyltransferase produces MTTTLRPTGPIQRDESGATSRTYDVCVNGRPVGAVELAADPGAGRPVGYIRSLRIDDADRRRGRGTVAALAAEEVLRGWDCTEVRAAVPADADPALRLARALGYTERGRNMIKEVAAPPPSLPEHVEGRPMTETEFGHWRAQAVRHFARDWISGGVPEDEALARSEAVHARLLPGGLATPGAHLHILLADSTPVGHVWLSEREVRPGEDGAYVFDVEVAEAFRRRGHGRALMLLAERIAAGAGQRLIALHVFEGNEPARTLYESLGYRTTHRNLVKRLL; encoded by the coding sequence ATGACGACAACCCTGCGGCCCACCGGGCCGATCCAGCGCGACGAGTCGGGCGCCACCTCCCGTACCTACGACGTGTGCGTGAACGGCCGACCCGTCGGCGCCGTCGAGCTCGCCGCCGACCCCGGGGCGGGCCGGCCCGTCGGGTACATACGGTCGCTGCGCATCGACGACGCCGACCGCCGTCGGGGCCGCGGCACCGTCGCGGCTCTCGCGGCCGAGGAGGTGCTGCGCGGCTGGGACTGCACCGAGGTCCGCGCGGCCGTACCCGCCGACGCGGACCCCGCACTGCGCCTGGCCCGCGCCCTCGGCTACACGGAACGCGGCCGCAACATGATCAAGGAGGTGGCCGCGCCGCCGCCCTCACTGCCCGAGCACGTCGAGGGCCGCCCCATGACCGAGACGGAGTTCGGCCACTGGCGCGCCCAGGCGGTACGGCACTTCGCCCGCGACTGGATCTCCGGCGGCGTGCCCGAGGACGAGGCCCTCGCCCGCTCGGAGGCCGTCCACGCGCGCCTCCTCCCGGGCGGCCTCGCGACGCCGGGCGCCCACCTCCACATACTCCTCGCCGACAGCACCCCGGTCGGCCACGTCTGGCTCTCCGAGCGCGAGGTGCGCCCCGGCGAGGACGGGGCGTACGTCTTCGACGTCGAGGTGGCCGAGGCGTTCCGGCGGCGGGGTCACGGACGGGCTCTGATGCTGCTCGCCGAACGGATCGCGGCCGGGGCCGGTCAGCGGCTGATCGCGCTGCACGTCTTCGAGGGCAATGAGCCCGCACGCACCCTCTACGAGTCCCTCGGCTACCGCACGACCCACCGCAACCTCGTCAAGCGGCTCCTCTGA
- a CDS encoding aminotransferase class IV produces the protein MKVWVGGGLSELENARVSVLDHGMTVGDGIFETVKAVHGRPFALTRHLERLTRSAEGLGLPEPDLDEVRRACAAVLAANPMPLGRLRITYTGGLSPLGSDRGADGPTLIVAVGETARRPDTTSVVTVPWTRNERGALTGLKTTSYAENVVALARAHQHGASEALFANTVGQLCEGTGSNVFVVLDGELHTPTLASGCLAGITRALTVEWTGAKETDLPFEVLDSAEEIFLTSTLRDVQAVVRLDGRGIGEGPGPVTTKAMRVFEERSAADPNPKSV, from the coding sequence ATGAAGGTTTGGGTAGGCGGCGGGCTCTCGGAGCTCGAGAACGCCCGGGTGTCCGTGCTCGACCACGGCATGACCGTGGGCGACGGCATCTTCGAGACCGTGAAGGCCGTCCACGGCCGGCCCTTCGCCCTCACCCGCCATCTGGAACGCCTCACCCGCTCCGCCGAGGGGCTCGGACTGCCGGAACCCGATCTCGACGAGGTCCGCCGCGCCTGTGCCGCCGTGCTGGCCGCCAACCCGATGCCGCTCGGCCGGCTGCGCATCACCTACACCGGAGGGCTCTCGCCCCTCGGCTCGGACCGGGGCGCCGACGGCCCGACCCTGATCGTCGCGGTCGGCGAGACCGCCCGCCGCCCCGACACCACGTCGGTCGTCACGGTCCCCTGGACCCGCAACGAACGCGGCGCGCTGACCGGCCTGAAGACCACCTCCTACGCCGAGAACGTGGTCGCGCTCGCGAGGGCCCACCAGCACGGCGCCTCCGAGGCCCTGTTCGCCAACACCGTGGGGCAGCTCTGCGAGGGCACCGGCTCGAACGTCTTCGTCGTCCTCGACGGTGAGCTGCACACCCCGACCCTGGCCTCCGGCTGTCTCGCGGGCATCACCCGCGCCCTGACCGTCGAATGGACGGGCGCCAAGGAGACGGACCTGCCCTTCGAGGTGCTCGACAGCGCCGAGGAGATCTTCCTGACCTCCACGCTCCGCGACGTCCAGGCGGTCGTACGCCTCGACGGGCGCGGTATCGGCGAGGGCCCCGGGCCGGTGACGACGAAGGCGATGCGCGTCTTCGAGGAGCGCTCGGCGGCGGATCCAAACCCGAAGTCCGTCTGA